In the genome of Raphanus sativus cultivar WK10039 chromosome 9, ASM80110v3, whole genome shotgun sequence, the window CTAGATTAAAAAATCTTTGATCTTTTTCACATTATCAAGGTAGATGTCAAGTTGTTGCTCAAGAGATCTTCGCTCCACACAACtaaaatcatctggataaagcTCAGCTAGTCTCACCAACAATGACTTGTCAAACTGAACAAAAGAATCTATCGGACTTAAGGATGCCATACAGATTAGTAGTTCAGAATTCACCTCATCAAATCGATCATTGAACTCTTGAAGCTGCAAATCTAGAACAGTGTAAAAACACTCCACCTTATAATGATGCAAGTTTGTGATGCCAGTTTTTCTCCTTGGTCTTCTTGAGTCAACAAAGTCTTCATCCATATTAGGCACTTCAGTATTATTCTTCTCACTAAAAGAATAAACTTCAGCCACAAAATCATCCCATCCTTCATCTCTAAGCTTCTGTAACTGTCGCTTAGTAGATTCAACCAATGAAACTGCATTCAAGATCTCTTGGTCTCTTTTCTGTAGAGCCTTTGACAAATTATTAGTGAGTCCCAAAACAACAAGCATCAAGTGAAGATGaaagacaaaaccaaaggtcTGAAAATATTTGAGGAGACCATATGCTTGCTGTCTTTTGTTGCCGTCTGTGCCTTCTTTCTCGATATGTTCAAGAACTTCAATAACACATGGAAACATCACAACAAGACGTAATAAAGTCTTGTAATGTGAACCCCAACGAGTATATCCAGGTCTTTTAAGAGAAAGGTCTTGATTCAGCCCAGTTCCAGTCTTCATTTTACCCTTACTAATCTCTTCTTCCATTCTCTTGCGATTACTTTCAGTGAGCATAACTTTCCTCTTACAAGAAGCTCCAACCACATTCAACAGAACATGAACCATATCGAAAAATTCTCCAACTTCAAAATGCTTCTTTGCACCAGCCACAACAACCAACTGAAGTTGATGAGCAAAACAATGAACATAGTATGCAGATCTACTTTCTCTCAAAATCAAAGATCTTAAACCATTGAATTCCCCTTTCATATTGCTGGCCCCATCATAACCTTGACCTCTCACCTTTTTCAAACTCAATCCATGTTTCGAAAACAGATCATCAATAGCATCCTTCAGAGTTGAAGAAGATGTCTCTTTCACATGACTAAGGCCAACAAATCTTTCTTTTACGAGCCCAAACTTATCAACGAAACGAAAAACCACAGCCATTTGCTCTTTATCTGAAATATCAGCAGATTCATCTACCAGCAAGCCAAAGACATCATTGTTGATTTCTTGTATAACAGACTTAGTTACTTCTTCGGCAAAGCAATGAGCAATGTCTTTTTGGATAGGAGGAGAAGTCATCTGATTATTTTTAGGAGCATTGTTCAGCACAACTTTCCTAACAGCCTCATTTTGACTAGCCGTATACTTCAGAAGCTCTAAGAAATTACCTTTGTTTGTTGACTCTTCTTTCTCATCATGACCACGAAAAGACAATCCTTGGTGTAACAAGTGTCTAGAAACATCAACTGAAGCACTCAAACGGATCCGATAATCATTTTTCACAGCATTGGTTTGTTTATGTAAAGCATGCTTGATAGACTGACCTTGTCTCATCAAGTTTTCACACTTATTTCTAGCATCGTTGTGAAAACTAGTATGATCTCCCATGTGTTTACTGAAACTATCAGCCTTATTCCAACTAGAAAACCCTGTTGACACAAAAGCATCACTTCCGCCTTGTTTTCCAGCTTGAACTCTGAACAagtaacaaaacaaacaaaaagccTTTTCTTGTTCCACACTATACTCTAACCAATCAGAGTACTGCTCAAACCACTGTGGATTAAAGCGTCGTAATACACCtcctattgattttttttgaaaagtatgACCACTAGGTTGACAAGGTCCTCTAGTCAAATACTTGCGCCGTACCTCATCTCTTTGATTATAAGGATAGTCTAAAATGTTTTTCCGCTTAGCTAGATCCCACGGCAAATCCTCCAAGTTGATATCAGGagcttttcttttgttcaaatTCAAATACCGTTCCATTTTGTTTGATGGTAcctgcaaaaaataaaataaaaatatatatcaaactaaatatataatatagcaGACAATCAGTACTGCAGACAATGTTCACTTCTCTATGTCGATAGTTACAAAATTTGTATGTTGAATAATCATTCTGTTTTGTGCAAATGGCATCCTATATATAGAAATTtggtattttattatttgaaactaTGAAACATAACAATTTCAGtgttaaataatctaaaaatctAAGGAACAAGGCAACAAGCCAGAATAAAAACTAGTCTTAAGATCTTTTcccttttataaaaatataatacgatAATTATATCTagtagaagaagaaagcttaaattaaatatttaacaaatcACAATATATATTACCTTTGCTAGTCGTTACTGCTGTTGCTTGTTGTAGTCGACGAGTTtcagaagagaagaagaaaactaaACGTCTAATAGctaaactaatataataattagGTTTAAGTCATTGAAATAATATTGTTAAtgggtttattttatttagtggGCTTAATTTGTTATAATTCTTTATGTAAAATTTGGTGGGCTGCAAGTTAATTAATATAGTTATTAGATTATGGTCCATAAATAATTTGGACAAGGGTCAAAGTAATTTAGATTGGGGTCAGAAGAATTTTAACTGGgtcaataaatattttggacCAGGgtcattttaaaattcttaataaAAGCCATAATGTTTTCATGATTTCACGTGGGTCATATGACCACCGTGACAGTGAACTGCCTCCGCCACTGTGCTTGATCCTTTTTTAGAACTGTTATCACCTTTCTTTAGATTTCTTAACGAGTTACTAGATTTGTGTTCGGCCCctcttaacaaatatttattttttggtaaaattgtTACATATACTTTTTTATACTGTCAATTATGATCAATATGAAATAAACTTTTCCCAAAACTAACGTGCTTAAAGCTCTTTATTTTGTCGTCTTGACAAAATTGATGACCGAGAAAACCCTGAACCCTTCTATGTTCCCAGCCACTTGGAAAAGTTAGGAGCAAATATTAAATATCTACATATGTAGTATGCTCAAGAAACATGCTAGACATTTACACAAGAGCATTCCTATTGGGGAGTCATCAGTGAAGTTCACATggaaatcgaaaaaaaaaatgattataaaaaacaaaagcgACGACCTCATCTCCGAACGCTCCTTCCGCATGACCCGAGTTCGTTACTGTTTAGTGGACCCCATTCCACGTGACGGCCCGCTATTGGTCAgtttattttttacttaaaaaaataaaaaatcaaacgaaaaaaaaataataataaaaaattcaaattatgaACCCCAACCGAAGGTTCATTAATGCGATTGCTCTTAGTACGAACTCGAGTCATGCGGAAGGAGCGTTCAGAGATGAggttgttgtttttgtttattataatcattttttcCGATTTCTGTGTGAACATCATTGATAACTCTCCAATGAAAATGCTCTTATGTAAATGTCTCGCATGTTTCTTGAGCATACTGCATATGTAGATATTTAATATTTGCTCCTAACTTTTCCATGTGTACCATAATGTAAATTCAAGATGAGTTTGTTTTTACTCcaatattttcttcattttttcatTCAAAAGGAATATGTTAAGTACATACTATTATtaatacttattattatttttaataatgctTGTTATTTACAAAACTTACAAATtctacttttaaatattttttatgataaCTTTATTATATACACAAATAGTTTCTAATAAgaatctaaaattatttaattaaaacttaTAATTGTATATTATGTAAATAGTTTCTATAAGAAcagaaataatttatataaaattatagttGTATATTATGATAGAActaataatttttctaaaacacaacacaaatattgattttttagatacaaaaaactgtataaaaatTAGAGGCATTTACACAGAAAATATACAATAGTTATGAAATTTGCAATAATGGAAAATGATGGTGAGGCCCAACACCGATAGGAGCAAAAAGACACTGATACCCCTATTATTTGTTTATCTTAAAAAGCTAGAATTTTGAGAAAAACAATTTATGTATTTACAAAAGATTAGAGACCCATTTATTTTCtctgtctctctttctctctttctttctctttgtaCTCTTTATCTCTCTCACGCTTGTTTCCTCCTGCAAAGCACAATACAACTCTTTTTCACATAAAGATAAATGATTAAACACTAAATAATCTCTCTTTTAAAATCAAGATCCTCAATGTTATCATCCTGAGATCCATCATCACAAATTCCACACTCACTTTTCAAATCTCTCTCGTTCGAACCATCAAGTTTTGCATGTAGTTACATGACGGCGTAGACTCGCAGAAGCTGGAAAGAATGAATCATGATTAACAAAAAGCTCTTTCACTCTTCAAGCTTCAacaaatgttttctttttgaccATCATTATCCACCGTCGCCTCGGCCGCATTACCATCGCATTGCCGTTGTCAAGTACCATCTCCGGTGGATCAGTTTAGAAGACAAGAGTCTGTTAAGGCTGAAGTACCGACTAATAGTTGTTACCATGGTTCTTGAAAAAATCTTTCACTTTTTTTATGATGTAATTTGTGAAATAACCGGTTAAGATTTATCTGACTATAGTTAGCCGGTAATATATACCAATTATCTAGATATCATTATTATTAGTTAGTATCTTTAATCACTGGCCGGTTAACACTATAGTTATCCAATTATGTATGTTTTCtagaatataattatatgtctaataaatatatgtttttgtattaatcttccttgattttattttgagaatgTAACTTAACTCATATAAGTACAACTCATACAATTGATATGTAAGTTATCATGGTTATTTATAACTTGCTAGATCTTCCATAAATTTACATGGTTGTATTTCAAATTATCCGGATAAAATACAACTTAGCTGATATCTAGATTTAAATCACCGGCTATTGGATCAAATGATGGTTACGTATATTCTTAGTTGGTTTGGAACAATTCATAACATTACTAATGTTTACGTATTTGTTATTTTAGCCGGTTAACGTTCGTTCGTTTTAGCCggttaacaaatatatttttacgtCACGCAATAtatttacaacatatataaacaGTGATTTGGTAACAAATAGCTATGTTTACTGGCTATTTGCACActtgaattatattttatttttataaaatatataatttaaaatagtcCACGTACGATCTATATAAAAACAGTGAATggttaaaaaaatttgagaacATCCATCATTAGTTAGCAAGGCTATCCTCCGGACATAACCGAACACTCAATGTTTTAGCtggttttaaaatttgtgttaTATGGCTATTTGAACAATTGACTGTCTTTAGTTTGAAATAGCAAAACTCATGTTTAAAGAGATGCATGTTTTACTTCACAAGATCTTCACATATATCACACGAAGCCAAACATCCTTGGCAACAAAAAATGATAAGAAGAAGATCGTTGAAACTCCTATGCTCCAAAATTGCGAAGCTATGAAACCTATCATAAATAGAAGCCTCACATGCTCAATATTTTTCTATagacaagaaaagaaagaatcttgataaaaaaaagtaattaaaatgatgttgaataAGACAATGAGAAGGAGGGATTACAATTACCTTGTTATGGTTCTCATTACAAGGTGTAGTAGTATCTTGATACTTAGAGCGTATACGGCGAACAGAAACATCTTTTTATGCATGCAAATCTTATGTCCAACGAACAACCGAAGAAACAAACATTGAAGAAACTTAATATTAATCCCAGATTCATCAAAGCAATTCTCAAGAGAATAGAATTTTTATCTTGTGAGGCAATTTTGACCGAAAGAGCAGTCGTAATTTTACcctaaaaataataagaacattGGAACAAATCTAGGAAAGGATTGAACTAAATGGTAGGCCACAAAACCATAATCTGCAGAGAAATtaaagagattgagagagaagGAGACCAAATCTACGGAGAAACCAAAGAGTTTGAGAGAGATGAGAtagatatttttagaaaaaaatgtatTGATTGTAGTGATGAAtgtagactctctctctcttcacgtgtagtaataaaatatatgtttcaaaaatatattagacattAGGCTGTAGTATATTTGCAAAAACATTTTCACTGTGATACAATATAAGGATAAAAGtgccattaaaaaaaaacacatcagCCAAAAAGGTCAATTTCCATCCGTGCAAATTATGAGGTCATGTTTGTATAGGAGTgcaaatttttctaaaaattaaagggtcaatttttattaaaaaaatctaacatCAAATGAGTTTGTGAATAGTATTACCTCAAATTTAAGAAAacactatttataaattaatttttcaaaaaataataatttttcatcCAAATAATGCACCACTGGATAATACTTTTTTCtcgtttttcttaaaaataaaggACCGGAAATAGTTTAATGATAAGATGACTTAATGTCAGATTAAAGCTTTTTTATTAACCATGTCAACTAAAGCTTGGATTGGTAATTGCAGAACAATGAAATTGCATTTAAACACAATTGTACAAGTAAATTTTACCAATAAAATATTTGCGTAatggagaaaaaaatgaatatctacatttttaaaaatatatataaaatctactaaacaaaaatataaaatttaggtTAACTATTTGTGAAATcactttcatattatttatttagattactaagaataattattaaattaatactaataattttattttatgtatatttatataattaatcagATTACATATAATATATCACTGAAATtgtattataataaattttggaaaattaagtcgtaaataatttaaatataatctaccattttaattaatatttaatttttgtggttcttgaattttttttataaaaaattatgttgttctcttataatatttaactaaatgatcaacatattataaatttcatCTGTACGATTAAAAAGTGGATTTAAATCTCAAAACAAAAAGTTAAGTATAAAAAGAGTAAgacaaataataataactagGTAAATAACCCGTACCTTGCACGGGATGAGAttaatgattttattatttttttaataggtATGAGTATTCAGGTATCCGTcggttctttcggatatcgGATTTTTCGGATTTGAAAATTAAGTCTCGTTCGGATATTACAAAATTCCGAGTCGGGTTCGAGTCGAGTCCTCCCGGGTTCGAGTAGGTTCAGTTTTGATGTAAATTAAAGAACCTTAAAATAAACGaataactaatatatctgaAACTGGTTCATACTCAAAGTAACCATACTATCCGAttcggttcgggtattttgtatccaaactacCCAAATATACCAAAAGTAACTAAAATTACTCATTAGACACAGTTTTTTGAGTATTTCTatacaaactatcatattttatctgaaaatacacaaataattaatatatttaatttaaaattttaattttaaaatttaaaataattatggatataattataaataatatttttaataatttttttgaaactttcaaTTTCTAAAACATTTTCACTCCAGTATTTTAGTTGATGCgaatcttaatgattttttaaatgatattattcaATAGTTGTATACagagaattttaaataatttcaattcaCTATTACAAATGTTAAATGTATGAACCAAAAGAGCTTATTGAAAAAATGGAATGCGAACACACTAAATTGTCTCTAgtattgttaaaaaatttagtgtGTGAACGCGTTAAATGTCAAATGATTGTGAAGGCGACACGTCAacatattcaaaaaatatagtGTGAATGCATTAATTACAaatgattctcttttaatatataggggataataataataataataataataataaaaaaataaaaatatggaaATCTTAACTGTGACACGAGCCTCCCTGCCACCAAAACCATtgatatataatacataaagtTTACGTCCACATTAGTTAATTGAATAACTCCGTGAtttgtttttctataaaaaaaaattattactggACTTACCTTATATCTCAATTAGATTTGGAGAGAGAAAGTGTGATAGGGTTTTGTCCGAATCTCAAACAGAGAAGAGAAGGAGATCATGGTTCTCAAACCTTGCGCAGTTGCCTCAGCGACAGACAGAGGTTCGAGCAACTTGGAGGAGGATTCGATGGAAGCATCTTCAGTGATTCTCAAACCTTTCGCAGCCGTAACGGCGAGGGAAGGGTGTTCGAGCGAGTTGGAGAGGGAGGCCATGGAGGTTTCATCGGCCGTTGACGATTCGTGCCAGAGAAAGCGTAAGGCCGAGCTCGATCCAGAGGAAGAGGGCGATGgtgagattgaagaaggcagAATTGAGGAGAGCGAGGATGATGATGACAAAGATCCCTTAGCGGTGCCAGAGTGGGATGTGGACAGCTTCGATGGTGTGGTGTATACTTCCTCTTCGGAGCCTGATCGTGAAAACATGGAGAAAGCTATCAACGACTATCGCATCTGTAAAAAAAAGCTCATCGCCAGCAAGGTATCAACTTTGAATTTcaactttaaaaagaaaaaaaaaacaatggaaTAAGATATATGTTgtgattttgtgtgtgtgtttaggGTTTCATGGTGGATCCATCGCTTAGGCCACATTATTTGTACAAAAGAATCTTCCCGTTAAATTTTAACGACAGTGGATTCAACCGAAACTACTGTGAAAAGATGGTCTCTGTATGTCTTGAGAGGCATAACCAAGACAATG includes:
- the LOC108833680 gene encoding uncharacterized protein LOC108833680, whose product is MVLKPCAVASATDRGSSNLEEDSMEASSVILKPFAAVTAREGCSSELEREAMEVSSAVDDSCQRKRKAELDPEEEGDGEIEEGRIEESEDDDDKDPLAVPEWDVDSFDGVVYTSSSEPDRENMEKAINDYRICKKKLIASKGFMVDPSLRPHYLYKRIFPLNFNDSGFNRNYCEKMVSVCLERHNQDNGSNVEFVEVVRANYRGGPRPKSYITFMAREKPDGPLVEYQAKGMATLDRKKHPILCRPAPTPIPQNQN